One genomic region from Streptomyces sp. NBC_00582 encodes:
- a CDS encoding methylated-DNA--[protein]-cysteine S-methyltransferase, which translates to MKKHTVIDSPYGPLTLVADDGVLCGLYMTGQRHRPAEESFGPRDDTLFREAEDQLEAYFEGGLKEFTLPLRLDGGTPFQRTVWEQLRRIPYGETRSYGELAAFLGNPGASRAVGLANGKNPIGIIVPCHRVVGANGSLTGYGGGLDRKQRLLDFETGTALF; encoded by the coding sequence ATGAAGAAGCACACCGTCATCGACAGCCCCTACGGCCCCCTCACCCTCGTCGCCGACGACGGCGTGCTGTGCGGCCTCTACATGACCGGACAGCGCCACCGGCCGGCCGAGGAGAGCTTCGGACCGCGTGACGACACCCTCTTCCGCGAGGCCGAGGACCAGTTGGAGGCGTATTTCGAGGGAGGGCTGAAGGAGTTCACCCTCCCGCTCCGCCTCGACGGGGGCACCCCGTTCCAGCGCACGGTGTGGGAACAGCTCCGCAGGATCCCCTACGGCGAGACCCGCTCCTACGGCGAACTCGCCGCGTTCCTCGGCAACCCGGGGGCCTCCCGGGCGGTAGGCCTCGCCAACGGCAAGAACCCGATCGGGATCATCGTCCCCTGTCACCGCGTCGTGGGCGCGAACGGCAGCCTCACCGGCTACGGCGGCGGCCTCGACCGCAAGCAGCGCCTGCTGGACTTCGAGACCGG
- a CDS encoding AlkA N-terminal domain-containing protein produces the protein MQNGMHTDRERCVRAVQSKDARFDGWFFTAVLTTGIYCRPSCPAVPPKPDNMVFHPSAAACQQAGFRACKRCRPDTSPGSPEWNQRADLVARAMRLIADGVVDRDGVPGLAARLGYSTRQVERQLLAQLGAGPLALARAQRAQTARLLVETTALPMADVAFAAGFASVRTFNDTVREVFALAPSELRARTPKKGPPPAVDPAAPTPGGTLQLRLPFRAPLNPDNLFGHLAATGVPGVEEWRDGAFRRTLRLPYGHGVVALTPRPDHIGCRLTLTDLRDLTVAISRCRRMLDLDADPVAVDDHLRTDPLLAPLVDKAPGRRVPRTVDEAEFAVRAVLGQQVSTAAARTHAARLVTAYGEPVDDPEGGLTRLFPSPEALAAVDPESLAMPRTRRTTFTTLVRHLADGTLHLGPESDWPATRARLLALPGFGPWTVDVIALRALGDPDAFLPTDLGIRRAAQELGLPSTPAALTARAAAWRPWRAYAVQYLWATDSHPINFLPV, from the coding sequence ATGCAGAACGGGATGCACACCGACCGCGAGCGCTGTGTGCGCGCCGTGCAGTCGAAGGACGCGCGGTTCGACGGATGGTTCTTCACGGCGGTCCTCACCACCGGGATCTACTGCCGGCCGAGCTGCCCCGCCGTGCCGCCCAAGCCGGACAACATGGTCTTCCATCCGAGCGCCGCCGCCTGCCAGCAGGCCGGGTTCCGCGCCTGCAAGCGCTGCCGGCCGGACACCAGCCCCGGCTCCCCGGAGTGGAACCAGCGAGCCGACCTGGTCGCCCGCGCCATGCGGCTGATCGCCGACGGGGTCGTCGACCGGGACGGCGTGCCCGGCCTCGCCGCCCGCCTCGGCTACAGCACCCGCCAGGTGGAACGCCAGCTCCTCGCCCAACTCGGCGCGGGCCCCCTCGCACTGGCCCGCGCCCAGCGCGCCCAGACGGCCCGCCTCCTGGTCGAGACCACCGCACTGCCCATGGCGGACGTGGCGTTCGCCGCCGGCTTCGCCTCCGTGCGCACCTTCAACGACACCGTGCGCGAGGTGTTCGCGCTCGCCCCGAGCGAGCTGCGCGCCCGCACCCCGAAGAAGGGCCCGCCCCCTGCCGTCGACCCGGCCGCACCCACCCCCGGCGGCACCCTCCAGCTCCGGCTGCCGTTCCGGGCCCCGCTCAACCCCGACAACCTCTTCGGACACCTCGCCGCGACCGGCGTCCCCGGAGTGGAGGAGTGGCGGGACGGAGCCTTCCGGCGCACCCTGCGCCTGCCGTACGGGCACGGCGTCGTCGCCCTCACCCCGCGCCCCGACCACATCGGCTGCCGGCTCACCCTCACCGACCTGCGCGACCTCACCGTCGCCATCAGCCGCTGCCGCCGCATGCTCGACCTCGACGCCGACCCGGTCGCCGTCGACGACCACCTGCGCACCGACCCGCTGCTCGCCCCCCTGGTCGACAAGGCGCCCGGCCGCCGGGTGCCGCGCACGGTCGACGAGGCCGAGTTCGCCGTACGCGCCGTCCTGGGCCAGCAGGTGTCCACGGCGGCCGCCCGCACCCACGCGGCGCGCCTGGTCACCGCGTACGGCGAGCCGGTCGACGACCCGGAAGGCGGCCTCACCCGTCTCTTCCCGTCCCCCGAGGCACTGGCCGCCGTCGACCCCGAGTCCCTGGCGATGCCCCGCACCCGCCGCACCACCTTCACCACCCTCGTCCGTCACCTGGCCGACGGAACCCTCCACCTCGGCCCGGAGAGCGACTGGCCCGCGACCCGCGCCCGGCTCCTCGCCCTCCCCGGATTCGGCCCGTGGACCGTCGACGTCATCGCCCTGCGCGCCCTCGGCGACCCCGACGCCTTCCTCCCCACCGACCTCGGCATCCGCCGGGCCGCCCAGGAGCTGGGCCTGCCGTCCACCCCGGCGGCCCTCACGGCCCGCGCGGCGGCCTGGCGTCCCTGGCGGGCGTACGCGGTCCAGTACCTGTGGGCGACCGACAGCCACCCGATCAACTTCCTTCCCGTCTGA
- a CDS encoding MFS transporter, with protein MDQAAGPRRPRLWPLYAAGFTTAFGAHGIAANLGGGSEDAVTSLLVLGGLLALYDGAEVVLKPVFGTLADRVGARPVLLGGLVAFALASLSYVVVDSPGGLWAARLGQGAAASAFSPAASALVSRLSPAAGQGRAFGSYGFHKSVGYTLGPLLGGVLVWAGGLRLLFGVLAALGAAVAVWAWVSVPVVPPLPKARQTVVDLARRLADPVFLVPTAGLAGATAALSVGVGFLPVSGAAAGLGTVATGAAVSVLAACAAVVQPRAGRALDAGRIGARGGLVLGTAVTAAGLACAMLPGLTGVLSAAVLIGVGTGLITPLGFAALASSTPKERLGQTMGAAELGRELGDAGGPLLVAGVATATTLTHGYAALAALLLCGPLAVLGRRVVSGAR; from the coding sequence ATGGATCAGGCAGCCGGCCCCCGCCGGCCACGGTTGTGGCCGTTGTACGCGGCCGGGTTCACCACCGCGTTCGGGGCGCACGGCATCGCCGCGAACCTGGGCGGCGGCTCCGAGGACGCGGTCACCTCGCTGCTCGTCCTCGGCGGGCTGCTGGCGTTGTACGACGGTGCGGAGGTCGTCCTGAAGCCGGTGTTCGGCACCCTCGCCGACCGGGTCGGGGCGCGGCCGGTGCTGCTGGGCGGGCTCGTCGCCTTCGCGCTCGCCTCCCTGTCGTACGTCGTCGTGGACTCCCCCGGCGGGCTCTGGGCGGCGCGGCTCGGGCAGGGGGCGGCGGCCTCGGCGTTCTCACCGGCCGCCTCCGCGCTCGTGTCGCGGCTGAGTCCCGCGGCGGGGCAGGGGCGGGCGTTCGGGAGCTACGGCTTCCACAAGTCCGTCGGCTACACGCTGGGGCCGCTGCTCGGCGGGGTGCTGGTGTGGGCGGGCGGGCTGCGGCTGCTGTTCGGGGTGCTCGCGGCGCTGGGGGCCGCGGTGGCGGTGTGGGCGTGGGTCTCGGTGCCCGTCGTGCCGCCGCTGCCGAAGGCCCGGCAGACGGTGGTGGATCTGGCGCGGCGGCTGGCGGATCCGGTGTTCCTGGTGCCGACGGCGGGGCTCGCGGGGGCGACCGCCGCGCTGTCGGTCGGGGTGGGATTTCTGCCGGTGTCGGGGGCGGCTGCCGGGCTGGGGACGGTGGCGACGGGTGCGGCGGTGTCGGTGCTGGCGGCCTGTGCGGCGGTGGTGCAGCCCCGGGCGGGGCGGGCGCTGGACGCCGGGCGGATCGGCGCCCGGGGCGGGCTGGTGCTGGGCACCGCCGTCACGGCGGCGGGGCTGGCGTGCGCGATGCTGCCGGGGCTCACGGGGGTGCTGTCGGCGGCGGTGCTCATCGGCGTCGGCACGGGTCTGATCACCCCGCTCGGTTTCGCGGCGCTGGCCTCCTCGACCCCGAAGGAGCGGCTGGGCCAGACCATGGGCGCGGCGGAACTCGGCCGCGAACTGGGCGACGCGGGCGGTCCCCTGCTGGTGGCGGGGGTCGCGACGGCCACCACCCTGACCCACGGGTACGCGGCCCTGGCGGCGCTCCTGCTGTGCGGTCCGCTGGCTGTTCTGGGCCGACGGGTGGTGTCGGGGGCGCGCTGA
- a CDS encoding DUF7144 family membrane protein, whose protein sequence is MTSHSSPHGPTGHTQGEIGTAWSVPPGGPRASAPATRDGFASGGVTFAGVLMLCGGFLCVLQGVAALAGDDVYARVGSYVYELGLTGWGAVHLVLGVLTAATGAALLKGIARARFPGIVLAALGLVAQWLFLPYEPPWSVTVMGIDIFVIWSLAMLPERQAPPVHRA, encoded by the coding sequence ATGACCTCGCATTCCTCTCCCCACGGCCCCACCGGCCACACCCAGGGCGAGATCGGCACGGCGTGGTCCGTGCCTCCCGGTGGGCCGCGGGCCTCCGCACCGGCCACGCGGGACGGCTTCGCCTCCGGCGGGGTCACCTTCGCCGGCGTCCTGATGCTCTGCGGCGGCTTCCTCTGCGTCCTCCAGGGGGTCGCCGCGCTCGCCGGGGACGACGTCTACGCCCGCGTCGGCTCCTACGTCTACGAACTCGGCCTCACCGGCTGGGGCGCGGTCCACCTCGTCCTCGGCGTCCTCACCGCCGCGACCGGCGCGGCCCTGCTCAAGGGGATCGCCCGGGCCCGCTTCCCCGGCATCGTCCTGGCCGCGCTCGGTCTGGTCGCCCAGTGGCTGTTCCTGCCGTACGAGCCGCCGTGGTCGGTGACCGTGATGGGGATCGACATCTTCGTGATCTGGTCCCTGGCGATGCTCCCGGAGCGACAAGCCCCGCCGGTCCACCGCGCCTGA
- the lpdA gene encoding dihydrolipoyl dehydrogenase produces the protein MTEQDERFDVVVLGAGPGGYVAAVRAAQLGKRVAVVEEKYWGGVCLNVGCIPTKALLRNAELAHIFTHEAKTFGIKVDGQVSFDYGEAYRRSRKVADGRVKGVHYLMKKNKITEYDGRGTFLDPHTLQVTGYDGETRTIGFEHCVIATGATPRLLPGTRRTSRVVTYEEQILAEDLPQSIVIAGAGAIGIEFAYVLHHYGVKVTLVEFLDRVAPLEDAEVSAELARQYRRLGIDVLTSTRVDAIDESGPQVRVTVTGQDGTPRILEADKVLQAIGFAPNVTGYGLENTGVTVTERGAIDVDGRCRTSVPHLYAIGDVTAKLMLAHAAEAMGVIAAETIAGAETMELDYAMIPRATYCQPQIASFGYTEAQARDLGYDVKVAKFPFTANGKSHGLGDTTGFVKLLSDATHGELIGGHLIGPDVTELLPELTLAQQWDLTVHEVARNVHAHPTLGEAVKEAVHGLAGHMINM, from the coding sequence ATGACCGAGCAGGACGAACGCTTCGACGTCGTGGTCCTCGGCGCCGGCCCCGGCGGCTATGTCGCCGCCGTGCGCGCGGCCCAGTTGGGCAAGCGCGTCGCCGTCGTCGAGGAGAAGTACTGGGGCGGCGTCTGTCTGAACGTGGGCTGCATCCCCACGAAGGCGCTGCTGCGCAACGCCGAACTCGCCCACATCTTCACCCACGAGGCGAAGACCTTCGGCATCAAGGTCGACGGCCAGGTCTCCTTCGACTACGGCGAGGCCTACCGCCGCAGCCGCAAGGTCGCCGACGGCCGCGTCAAGGGCGTCCACTACCTGATGAAGAAGAACAAGATCACCGAGTACGACGGCCGCGGCACCTTCCTCGACCCGCACACCCTCCAGGTCACCGGCTACGACGGCGAGACCCGCACGATCGGCTTCGAGCACTGCGTCATCGCCACCGGCGCCACCCCCCGCCTGCTCCCCGGCACCCGACGCACCTCCCGCGTCGTCACCTACGAGGAGCAGATCCTCGCCGAGGACCTCCCGCAGTCGATCGTCATCGCCGGGGCCGGCGCCATCGGCATCGAGTTCGCCTACGTCCTGCACCACTACGGCGTGAAGGTCACCCTCGTCGAGTTCCTGGACCGCGTCGCCCCGCTGGAGGACGCCGAGGTCTCCGCCGAACTCGCCCGCCAGTACCGCAGGCTCGGCATCGACGTCCTGACCTCCACCCGTGTCGACGCCATCGACGAGTCCGGGCCCCAGGTCCGGGTCACCGTCACCGGCCAGGACGGCACCCCGCGGATCCTGGAGGCCGACAAGGTCCTCCAGGCCATCGGCTTCGCCCCCAACGTCACCGGCTACGGCCTGGAGAACACCGGCGTCACCGTCACCGAGCGCGGTGCCATCGACGTCGACGGCCGCTGCCGCACCTCCGTGCCGCACCTCTACGCCATCGGCGACGTCACCGCGAAGCTGATGCTCGCGCACGCCGCCGAGGCCATGGGCGTGATCGCCGCCGAGACGATCGCCGGCGCCGAGACCATGGAACTCGACTACGCGATGATCCCGCGCGCCACCTACTGCCAGCCGCAGATCGCCAGCTTCGGCTACACCGAGGCCCAGGCCCGCGACCTCGGCTACGACGTCAAGGTCGCCAAGTTCCCCTTCACCGCCAACGGCAAGTCCCACGGCCTCGGCGACACCACCGGCTTCGTCAAGCTGCTCTCCGACGCGACCCACGGCGAACTCATCGGCGGCCACCTCATCGGCCCCGACGTCACCGAACTCCTGCCCGAACTCACCCTCGCCCAGCAGTGGGACCTCACCGTCCACGAGGTCGCCCGCAACGTCCACGCCCACCCCACCCTCGGCGAGGCCGTCAAGGAGGCCGTCCACGGCCTGGCCGGCCACATGATCAACATGTGA